A window from Pseudomonas kribbensis encodes these proteins:
- a CDS encoding methyltransferase family protein, with protein sequence MKMSAQMTVVAVLATLAYLGLAMWGIGGVAVFFSHGSLVVVALATLVMVVVSLFSEVNLSSGEREDRANRWVLPAFGVIGLVSGFLPAYCDRIGFWTVGSEGTRWLGALLFIAGGALRLWPVFVLGHRFSGLVAIQPGHRLVTDGIYTRLRNPSYLGLVVNALGWALAFRSVVGILLAALTLIPLIARIHSEEALLRTQFGAEYDAYCARSWRLLPGVY encoded by the coding sequence ATGAAAATGTCAGCGCAAATGACCGTCGTCGCGGTCCTCGCCACCCTCGCCTATCTGGGCCTGGCGATGTGGGGCATCGGTGGCGTGGCGGTGTTCTTCTCCCACGGATCACTGGTGGTCGTGGCCCTGGCGACGCTGGTGATGGTGGTGGTGTCGTTGTTCAGTGAAGTGAACCTCAGCTCCGGCGAGCGCGAGGACCGGGCCAATCGCTGGGTGCTTCCGGCGTTCGGCGTGATCGGACTGGTCAGTGGTTTTCTGCCGGCGTATTGCGACCGTATCGGTTTCTGGACCGTAGGCAGCGAAGGCACCCGTTGGCTGGGGGCGTTGCTGTTCATTGCCGGTGGGGCGTTGCGGCTGTGGCCGGTATTTGTGCTGGGGCATCGGTTCAGCGGACTGGTGGCGATTCAGCCGGGGCACCGTCTGGTCACCGATGGCATCTACACACGCCTGCGCAATCCCAGCTATCTGGGTCTGGTCGTCAATGCACTGGGCTGGGCCCTGGCGTTTCGTTCGGTGGTCGGGATTCTGCTGGCGGCGCTGACGCTGATCCCGCTGATTGCCCGAATCCACTCAGAAGAAGCGCTGCTGCGCACCCAGTTCGGCGCCGAATACGACGCCTATTGCGCGCGCAGCTGGCGGTTGTTGCCGGGCGTTTACTGA
- a CDS encoding HAD-IA family hydrolase, with amino-acid sequence MSAHDAVFNRAFGAFLFDMDGTVLNSIAAAERIWAAWAERHGVDVESFLPTIHGVRAVDTITRLNLPGVDAEAQAAFITEAEIEDVEGIVEIPGAAAFLKSLPANQWAMVTSAPRDLALRRMAAAGIPEPAVMITAEDVSAGKPDPAGYRLAAKRLGLEPADCLIFEDATVGIQAAEAAGAPLMVITSTHQHPIKTPHATIASYREVTLTIDHNGQLRLQKAN; translated from the coding sequence TTGTCTGCTCACGATGCTGTTTTCAATCGCGCGTTCGGCGCGTTTCTGTTCGACATGGACGGTACCGTCCTCAACTCCATCGCCGCCGCCGAGCGGATCTGGGCGGCCTGGGCCGAGCGTCATGGCGTGGATGTCGAGTCGTTCCTGCCGACCATCCACGGCGTGCGCGCCGTCGACACCATCACGCGTCTGAACCTGCCGGGGGTGGACGCCGAGGCGCAAGCAGCGTTCATCACCGAAGCGGAAATCGAAGACGTTGAAGGCATTGTCGAGATTCCGGGTGCGGCGGCGTTTCTCAAGTCGTTGCCGGCAAATCAGTGGGCCATGGTGACTTCGGCGCCACGGGATCTGGCGTTGCGGCGGATGGCGGCGGCGGGAATTCCGGAGCCGGCGGTGATGATCACTGCTGAAGATGTGAGCGCCGGTAAACCTGATCCGGCCGGTTACCGACTGGCCGCGAAACGTCTGGGTCTGGAACCGGCCGATTGCCTGATTTTCGAAGACGCGACTGTCGGCATTCAGGCTGCTGAGGCAGCCGGTGCGCCGCTGATGGTCATCACGTCGACCCACCAGCATCCGATCAAAACCCCGCACGCGACGATTGCCAGTTACCGCGAGGTGACGTTGACTATCGACCACAACGGCCAGTTGCGTCTGCAGAAAGCCAACTGA
- a CDS encoding response regulator: MCPIPTSSAHLPGGLILVVEDDPLILEFLCEILQEEGFKVEPQTSADAASQYLEEHAPEVALLLTDITMPGTLNGADLANLVGERWPEKPVMVMSGYETPETSGVRHPVAFIKKPWAIGQLLDCVDGAFKSKAPRLH, translated from the coding sequence ATGTGTCCAATTCCGACGTCGAGCGCGCACCTTCCTGGCGGGTTGATTCTGGTAGTGGAAGACGACCCGTTGATTCTGGAGTTTCTGTGCGAAATTCTTCAGGAGGAAGGTTTCAAGGTCGAGCCGCAGACCAGTGCCGATGCGGCGTCGCAATACCTGGAAGAGCACGCGCCGGAAGTCGCGCTGCTGCTCACCGACATCACCATGCCCGGCACCCTCAATGGGGCGGACCTGGCTAATCTGGTCGGCGAGCGCTGGCCGGAAAAACCGGTGATGGTCATGTCCGGCTATGAAACGCCGGAAACCTCCGGCGTCCGCCATCCGGTGGCGTTCATCAAGAAGCCCTGGGCCATCGGCCAGTTGCTCGATTGTGTGGACGGCGCGTTCAAATCCAAGGCTCCGCGTCTGCACTGA
- a CDS encoding class I SAM-dependent methyltransferase, producing MNPQALAVLHAHLLNALTSAPAETRRLFHGRGRCWPGLEQVTVDWLQGVVLVSLFKEPEASQLEDLKRLLLEITHSEQWLQSGAHTLLIQHRYLPQSTAEWLLGEEIDEMTIVEGGLKYRVDLGRKQNTGLFLDMRYGRNWVREQSAGKRVLNLFAYTCGFSVAAIEGGASHVVNLDMSRAALSRGRDNHRLNGHDLSKVSFLGHDLFKSWGKVINSGPYDLVIIDPPSFQKGSFLLTKDYQRVLRRLPELLTAQGTVLACMNDPSFGPDFLIDGVTQEAPSLRFEQRLENPPEFPDIDPESGLKALVFKRID from the coding sequence ATGAACCCTCAAGCCCTCGCCGTTCTCCACGCCCACCTGCTTAACGCGCTGACTTCGGCCCCGGCCGAAACCCGGCGCCTGTTCCATGGTCGTGGACGCTGCTGGCCGGGGCTGGAGCAAGTCACCGTGGACTGGCTGCAAGGCGTGGTGCTGGTGTCGCTGTTCAAGGAACCCGAGGCTTCGCAACTGGAAGACCTCAAGCGTCTGTTGCTGGAGATCACTCATTCGGAGCAATGGCTGCAGTCCGGTGCCCATACCCTGCTGATCCAGCACCGCTACCTGCCGCAAAGCACCGCCGAATGGCTACTGGGGGAAGAAATCGACGAGATGACCATCGTCGAGGGCGGCCTGAAATACCGCGTGGATCTGGGCCGCAAGCAGAACACCGGACTGTTCCTCGACATGCGTTACGGCCGCAACTGGGTGCGCGAGCAGTCTGCCGGCAAACGGGTGCTGAACCTGTTCGCCTACACCTGCGGTTTTTCGGTGGCAGCCATCGAGGGTGGCGCCAGCCATGTGGTCAACCTCGACATGTCCCGTGCCGCACTGAGCCGGGGCCGCGACAATCACCGTCTGAACGGCCATGACCTGAGCAAGGTGAGTTTCCTCGGCCACGACCTGTTCAAGTCCTGGGGCAAGGTGATCAACAGCGGCCCGTACGATCTGGTGATCATCGACCCGCCGTCGTTCCAGAAAGGCAGCTTTCTGCTGACCAAGGATTACCAGCGCGTGCTGCGCCGCCTGCCGGAACTGCTGACGGCACAGGGCACGGTGCTGGCGTGCATGAACGATCCGTCGTTCGGTCCGGACTTCCTGATCGACGGCGTGACCCAGGAGGCGCCGAGCCTGCGTTTCGAGCAGCGGCTGGAGAACCCGCCGGAGTTTCCGGATATCGACCCGGAAAGCGGCCTGAAGGCGCTGGTCTTCAAACGCATCGACTAG
- a CDS encoding NAD(P)H-dependent oxidoreductase, translating to MHALIVVAHDDPRSLTHALAQKIAKGLSENDPSNTFEIADLHAEEFDPRFGVADWAVHHRESAPPTDVLAEQTRIDRADALVLVYPVFWWSMPALLKGWIDRVFSNGWAFDFDGDSTRKKLGRLRVHMVALGGADARTYERHGYGTAMKTQIDHGIFDYCGATVAGSALLLESESSDPAIQLQAAHELGQGLFASRCV from the coding sequence ATGCACGCATTGATTGTTGTGGCTCATGACGATCCCCGTTCGCTGACTCATGCGCTGGCGCAGAAAATCGCCAAAGGCCTGTCGGAGAACGATCCGTCCAACACCTTCGAAATTGCTGATCTGCACGCCGAGGAATTCGACCCGCGTTTCGGCGTGGCCGACTGGGCGGTGCACCACCGCGAATCCGCACCGCCGACAGACGTCCTGGCCGAACAGACACGCATCGACCGCGCCGATGCGCTGGTGCTCGTCTATCCGGTGTTCTGGTGGTCGATGCCGGCGCTGCTCAAGGGCTGGATCGACCGGGTGTTCAGCAATGGCTGGGCGTTTGATTTCGACGGCGATTCGACGCGCAAGAAACTCGGACGCCTGCGCGTGCATATGGTCGCACTCGGCGGGGCGGATGCACGCACCTATGAACGCCACGGCTACGGCACGGCGATGAAGACGCAGATTGACCACGGGATTTTTGATTATTGCGGGGCGACGGTGGCCGGCTCTGCGTTGTTGCTGGAGTCCGAGTCTAGCGATCCTGCGATCCAGCTGCAGGCGGCACACGAACTTGGACAAGGGCTTTTCGCTAGTCGATGCGTTTGA
- a CDS encoding TetR/AcrR family transcriptional regulator, whose protein sequence is MSTTEIPDSVQPRRRLSREDRQRQLLDMAWQLIREEGTDALTLGYLAEKAGVTKPVVYDHFTTRAGLLAALYQDFDRRQTALMDAALDNCEATLSGTASVIATSYVDCVLTQGNEIPGVIAALASSPELEKIKREYEAIFLEKCRRVLSPFADGGDITQAGLRAMLGAAEALSQAAATDEISAAQARDELFATITAMVERAAASAAKQVTDGT, encoded by the coding sequence ATGTCAACCACTGAAATCCCCGATTCCGTTCAACCCCGCCGGCGCCTGTCTCGGGAAGACCGCCAGCGCCAGTTGCTCGACATGGCCTGGCAATTGATTCGCGAAGAAGGCACCGATGCCCTGACCCTGGGTTATCTGGCGGAAAAGGCCGGAGTGACCAAACCGGTGGTGTATGACCACTTCACCACCCGCGCCGGTTTGCTGGCTGCGCTGTATCAGGATTTCGACCGGCGCCAGACCGCACTGATGGATGCCGCGCTGGACAATTGCGAGGCGACGTTGAGCGGCACTGCCTCGGTGATTGCCACGTCGTATGTCGACTGCGTGCTGACTCAGGGCAACGAGATTCCCGGGGTGATCGCCGCCCTGGCCAGCTCGCCGGAACTGGAGAAGATCAAGCGCGAATACGAGGCGATTTTCCTGGAGAAATGCCGCCGTGTGCTGTCGCCGTTCGCTGACGGTGGCGACATTACCCAGGCAGGACTGCGCGCCATGCTCGGTGCTGCCGAGGCGTTGTCTCAAGCAGCAGCCACCGACGAAATCAGCGCAGCACAGGCCCGCGACGAGCTGTTTGCAACCATCACCGCGATGGTCGAAAGGGCCGCCGCCAGCGCCGCAAAGCAAGTGACTGACGGTACTTGA
- a CDS encoding TetR/AcrR family transcriptional regulator: MDTADLLERSYPGRRAELKRDIFRQALRLFNEQGIEATTIEMIRAECDTSVGAIYHHFGNKEGLVAALFFTALEDQARLRDAYLAEATTTEEGVQALVYSYVDWVENQPEWARFQYHARYAVTRGPHKDELADRNRTRNQGLRTWLSESGRAAELNECPAELLPSLIVGQADSYCRAWLSGRVQGSPKAYRELLAQATWRSIRRESER, translated from the coding sequence ATGGACACCGCAGATCTACTCGAGCGCAGCTACCCCGGACGCCGGGCCGAACTCAAGCGCGACATCTTTCGCCAGGCCTTGCGCCTGTTTAACGAGCAGGGAATCGAGGCCACCACCATCGAAATGATCCGCGCCGAGTGCGACACCAGCGTCGGCGCGATCTACCACCATTTCGGCAACAAGGAAGGACTGGTGGCCGCGTTGTTTTTCACTGCGCTGGAAGATCAGGCGCGCTTGCGCGACGCCTATCTGGCCGAGGCGACAACGACCGAGGAGGGCGTGCAGGCGCTGGTCTACAGCTATGTGGACTGGGTGGAAAATCAGCCGGAATGGGCGCGGTTCCAGTATCACGCGCGTTATGCCGTGACCCGGGGGCCGCACAAGGACGAGCTCGCCGACCGTAACAGGACGCGCAACCAGGGGCTGCGCACCTGGCTGAGCGAATCCGGGCGCGCCGCCGAACTCAATGAATGCCCGGCCGAATTGCTGCCATCGCTGATCGTCGGCCAGGCCGACAGCTATTGCCGCGCGTGGTTGTCGGGAAGAGTGCAGGGCAGTCCGAAGGCTTATCGCGAGTTGCTGGCGCAGGCCACGTGGCGCTCGATCCGCCGCGAATCGGAACGCTGA
- a CDS encoding hotdog fold domain-containing protein translates to MSQFLSMFTSAGPQAFSQMACQVAPYFSSINPLVSELRAGSATVQVPFRREITNHLGTVHAIAMCNAAELAAGMMTDVSIPAGARWIPKGMTVEYLAKAKSDVTAVANGEGLDWQTEGDKIVPVDIHDTEGKKVFTARITMNVKLS, encoded by the coding sequence ATGAGTCAGTTTCTCAGCATGTTCACCAGCGCAGGCCCACAAGCGTTCAGCCAGATGGCCTGTCAGGTCGCGCCGTATTTCAGCAGCATCAATCCGTTGGTCAGCGAGCTGCGCGCCGGCTCGGCGACGGTGCAGGTGCCGTTCCGCCGCGAGATCACCAACCATCTCGGCACCGTACACGCCATTGCCATGTGCAACGCCGCCGAACTCGCGGCCGGGATGATGACCGACGTGTCGATTCCCGCCGGCGCCCGCTGGATTCCCAAAGGCATGACCGTCGAATACCTGGCCAAGGCCAAATCCGATGTCACAGCCGTGGCCAATGGCGAAGGGCTGGACTGGCAGACCGAAGGCGACAAGATCGTGCCGGTGGACATCCACGACACCGAGGGCAAGAAGGTGTTCACGGCGCGGATCACCATGAACGTGAAGCTGTCCTGA